A genomic region of Runella rosea contains the following coding sequences:
- a CDS encoding sensor histidine kinase has product MSNPLASKTRIFIVVITFLIVCAFLMRWYVFKIPWQANLFLALVSGSVMIVSWFFFSKLHHFFDSFFPYENGIIMRMIPQVLLTFVFVLVVSGVTVSWVMSLFPFSSLIAQQYTDLAKVAGYFAQFLVVLLINVLHLSDYLFHKWRENATRAIHLEKEKSQVQFDNLKNQLNPHFLFNSLTSLDSLIQENPDLARQFLQQLSKVFRYVLQHKDKGLVPLYTEIDFIKNYVFLLQTRFETSLTIDFQISNESLEKKITPVTLQILIENALKHNIVSAVHPLTIQICSDEQYLKVENNIQPKKQVETSNGQGLQNLKNLYKFLTDKPFETVIHNGKFVAYIPLIA; this is encoded by the coding sequence ATGTCAAATCCGCTTGCGTCCAAAACGCGAATCTTCATCGTCGTCATCACATTTCTGATTGTATGCGCCTTTCTGATGCGGTGGTACGTTTTTAAAATACCTTGGCAGGCCAACCTATTTCTCGCCCTTGTTTCGGGCTCGGTTATGATTGTCTCGTGGTTTTTTTTCAGTAAACTCCACCATTTTTTCGACTCCTTTTTCCCCTACGAAAACGGAATCATCATGCGCATGATTCCACAAGTATTACTGACATTCGTTTTTGTTTTGGTAGTATCGGGAGTTACTGTCTCATGGGTAATGTCCCTTTTCCCTTTCAGTTCTCTGATTGCCCAACAATACACTGATTTGGCCAAAGTAGCGGGGTATTTCGCCCAATTTTTGGTCGTCCTACTCATCAACGTGCTGCACCTCTCCGATTATTTGTTTCATAAGTGGCGGGAAAACGCCACCCGGGCCATTCACCTCGAAAAAGAAAAATCACAAGTACAGTTTGATAATTTAAAAAACCAGCTAAATCCTCACTTTCTATTCAACAGCCTGACGTCATTGGACAGCCTGATTCAGGAAAACCCCGACTTAGCGCGGCAGTTTTTGCAACAGCTTTCGAAGGTATTTAGGTATGTTTTACAACATAAAGACAAAGGATTGGTACCACTTTATACCGAAATTGATTTTATAAAAAACTACGTTTTTTTGCTTCAAACACGTTTTGAGACCTCTCTGACGATTGATTTTCAGATTTCGAACGAAAGTCTTGAAAAGAAAATAACGCCCGTTACGCTTCAAATTTTGATTGAAAACGCACTCAAACATAATATCGTCAGTGCGGTTCACCCGCTCACCATCCAAATTTGTTCGGATGAACAGTATTTAAAAGTTGAAAATAATATTCAACCCAAAAAACAGGTGGAAACCTCCAATGGGCAGGGACTACAAAACCTTAAAAATTTGTATAAATTCCTGACCGACAAGCCTTTTGAGACGGTCATCCACAACGGAAAATTTGTTGCGTATATACCTTTGATTGCCTGA
- a CDS encoding gamma carbonic anhydrase family protein, producing the protein MALIKSVRGATPQYGPNCWFADNATVVGEVIMGDYCTVWFNAVVRGDVNTIQMGDYVNIQDGAVIHCTYQKTKTIIGNHVSIAHNAIVHGCTIEDKVLIGMGAIVMDGVHVGTGSIIAAGAVVTQGKIIPPGTIWAGNPAKYLKDVTPDLGEVFMRTANNYVMYAGWFKEENTI; encoded by the coding sequence ATGGCTCTTATAAAATCTGTGCGCGGTGCAACTCCCCAATATGGTCCTAACTGTTGGTTTGCCGATAACGCCACCGTTGTAGGTGAAGTCATCATGGGAGATTATTGCACAGTTTGGTTCAATGCCGTGGTACGAGGCGATGTCAATACCATTCAAATGGGCGATTACGTCAACATTCAGGACGGCGCCGTGATTCATTGTACCTATCAAAAAACCAAAACCATCATCGGCAACCACGTTTCTATTGCCCATAACGCCATTGTTCATGGGTGTACCATTGAAGATAAAGTACTGATTGGGATGGGGGCGATTGTAATGGATGGGGTACACGTTGGCACAGGCTCAATCATTGCCGCTGGGGCGGTGGTAACCCAAGGAAAAATAATTCCGCCGGGTACGATTTGGGCGGGTAACCCCGCCAAATACCTCAAAGACGTAACGCCCGACTTAGGTGAGGTGTTTATGCGCACCGCCAATAATTATGTGATGTACGCGGGGTGGTTCAAGGAGGAAAATACTATCTGA
- a CDS encoding LytR/AlgR family response regulator transcription factor, with the protein MQILMLEDEPLVAKNLEKLVRELLPQATLVGPLVSVEAALNWFKQNPEPDLILADIQLADGVSFDIFHELKVSCPIIFTTAYDEYAIRAFKVNSIDYLLKPIDKQDLKSAFEKFGRWQNTPDKEVFSHQLRDLLHDLEHRATKQYKHRFTAHYQRAVVAVAETRVAYFVREEVIWLVTIDNQRLITDYQSLDEIEDLLDPTQFIRANRQYIVRKEALESYRTHYSGKIELSLTVPVKEEIIISKDKAAQFRIWFEL; encoded by the coding sequence ATGCAAATATTAATGCTTGAAGATGAGCCGTTGGTGGCCAAAAATCTGGAAAAACTGGTCCGAGAGCTCCTGCCGCAGGCAACCCTGGTGGGACCGCTGGTCAGTGTAGAAGCTGCGTTAAACTGGTTTAAACAAAACCCTGAACCTGACCTTATTTTGGCCGACATTCAATTGGCCGATGGCGTTAGCTTTGATATTTTTCATGAATTGAAAGTATCGTGTCCCATTATATTTACCACCGCCTATGACGAATATGCCATTCGCGCTTTTAAGGTCAACAGTATTGATTATTTACTAAAACCCATTGACAAACAAGACCTTAAATCTGCTTTTGAAAAATTTGGCCGCTGGCAAAACACACCCGATAAAGAAGTTTTCTCTCACCAATTACGGGATTTACTGCATGATTTGGAACATCGAGCCACAAAACAATACAAACATCGTTTTACGGCGCATTATCAGCGGGCGGTGGTGGCCGTAGCTGAAACGCGGGTAGCTTATTTTGTGAGGGAAGAAGTAATATGGCTTGTTACAATCGATAATCAGCGCCTGATTACGGATTATCAATCGCTCGATGAGATAGAAGACCTACTCGACCCGACCCAATTTATACGGGCCAATCGACAATACATCGTCAGAAAAGAAGCACTAGAAAGCTATCGAACGCATTATTCGGGCAAAATAGAGTTGTCGCTTACCGTACCTGTCAAAGAAGAAATTATCATCAGCAAAGACAAAGCTGCGCAGTTTCGGATTTGGTTTGAGCTATAA
- a CDS encoding type II toxin-antitoxin system HigB family toxin: MRIIAKSTLRDFWLMNPTAEFPLLDWYNTTKGAAWTSPNEVKKTYGNASIVANNRVVFNIKGNAYRLVTEIDYNYQFVFIIWIGTHKEYDKIDVTTIEYNG; encoded by the coding sequence ATGCGAATTATTGCAAAAAGTACTCTGCGGGATTTTTGGCTTATGAATCCAACAGCTGAATTTCCCTTGTTAGATTGGTATAATACTACGAAAGGAGCAGCTTGGACCTCACCAAATGAAGTAAAAAAAACGTACGGAAATGCCAGTATTGTAGCAAATAACCGAGTGGTTTTTAATATTAAAGGCAACGCTTACCGCTTAGTTACAGAAATAGACTATAACTATCAGTTTGTGTTTATTATATGGATTGGAACCCATAAGGAATATGATAAAATTGATGTGACAACTATAGAATACAATGGATAA
- a CDS encoding S9 family peptidase, with protein sequence MSQRQTSLQPPKAPKIPHRFELHNDVRTDDYYWLRERESAQVIDYLNAENAYTEAVLAPVGELREKLFLEMKARIKEEDESVPYKVGNYYYYYRYEHGGEYPVYCRKRESLAAAEEIMLNINELAKGYSYYNATFPEIADNEEIAAFGEDTVSRRLYTLKFKNLTTGEMYPDAVPDTEGGNYAWAADNQTIFYIRKHTATLLGFQVWRHRLGTDVSEDVLVYEESDDQFYLGLFRMKSKKYIAIVSDQNGVSTEYQLLKADEPAGACVSFLPRQRGHEYFIEHLDEAFYVRTNLGGATNFKLMSVPETHHGDLTQWRELIAHRPDVYLEGLEAFQHHLVLQERGEGLLKIRIINQKTQVEHYLNFGEPAYTAYLSNNPDFNTTVLRYGYTSLTTPNSTFDYDMDSQARVLLKQQEVLGDFNKEDYQTERLFATARDGALIPISIVYKKGFQKDGKAPLLQYSYGSYGYSMDPTFSAGRLSLLNRGFAFAIAHIRGGHEMGRAWYESGKMLQKKNTFTDFIDCSEFLIQSKWTSPEGLFAMGGSAGGLLMGAVVNMAPQLYKGVVAQVPFVDVVTTMLDETIPLTTGEYEEWGNPNEKIYYDYMKSYSPYDNVVAQEYPNMLVTTGLHDSQVQYWEPAKWIAKLRELKTDEHQLLLHCDMEAGHGGASGRFKRLKDIALEYAFMLNLLGIRE encoded by the coding sequence ATGTCCCAACGTCAGACCTCTTTACAACCGCCTAAAGCCCCCAAGATTCCGCACCGATTTGAATTACACAATGATGTCAGAACCGACGACTATTATTGGCTTCGTGAGCGTGAAAGTGCCCAGGTAATCGACTACCTGAATGCCGAAAATGCCTACACGGAAGCCGTTTTGGCGCCCGTCGGTGAGCTGCGGGAGAAGTTGTTTCTGGAGATGAAGGCCCGCATCAAAGAAGAAGATGAATCGGTGCCGTATAAGGTTGGGAATTACTACTATTATTATCGCTATGAACACGGCGGCGAATACCCCGTGTATTGTCGTAAGCGGGAGTCGTTGGCCGCAGCAGAAGAGATTATGCTCAATATCAACGAATTGGCCAAAGGCTATTCGTACTATAACGCCACCTTTCCCGAGATAGCTGATAATGAGGAAATTGCGGCTTTTGGCGAAGATACCGTCAGCCGTAGGCTATACACTTTGAAATTTAAAAACCTTACTACGGGCGAGATGTATCCCGATGCCGTACCCGATACCGAAGGAGGAAACTACGCGTGGGCGGCCGATAATCAAACGATTTTTTATATCAGAAAACACACCGCTACGCTTTTGGGCTTTCAGGTTTGGCGGCATCGGCTCGGTACCGATGTGAGTGAAGATGTATTGGTGTATGAAGAGTCGGACGACCAGTTTTATCTAGGGCTGTTTCGGATGAAATCAAAGAAGTACATCGCCATTGTATCGGATCAAAATGGGGTTTCGACTGAGTATCAACTCTTAAAGGCTGACGAGCCTGCGGGGGCGTGCGTTTCATTTTTGCCGCGCCAACGCGGTCACGAATATTTTATTGAGCATTTAGACGAGGCTTTTTATGTTCGTACCAACCTCGGTGGGGCCACCAATTTTAAGCTGATGTCGGTGCCAGAAACTCATCACGGAGATTTAACGCAATGGCGTGAGCTCATCGCGCACCGGCCCGATGTGTATCTGGAAGGGCTGGAAGCTTTTCAGCATCATTTGGTATTGCAAGAAAGGGGCGAAGGATTGCTCAAAATTCGAATCATCAACCAAAAAACACAGGTTGAGCACTATCTAAACTTCGGAGAGCCTGCTTATACGGCCTATTTGAGTAATAATCCCGATTTTAATACCACCGTGTTACGCTACGGGTATACGTCGCTCACGACCCCTAATAGTACCTTTGATTACGACATGGATTCTCAAGCGCGTGTTCTGCTTAAACAGCAGGAAGTGTTGGGCGATTTTAACAAAGAAGACTACCAAACTGAACGGCTTTTTGCCACCGCTCGCGACGGAGCCTTGATTCCGATATCAATTGTGTACAAAAAAGGCTTTCAAAAAGATGGGAAAGCGCCACTTTTGCAATATTCCTACGGCTCCTACGGCTATTCCATGGACCCCACGTTCAGCGCGGGGCGTTTGAGTTTGTTGAACCGAGGATTTGCCTTTGCCATTGCGCACATTCGCGGCGGGCATGAAATGGGCCGGGCGTGGTACGAAAGCGGTAAAATGCTCCAAAAGAAAAATACTTTTACCGATTTTATTGATTGCTCTGAGTTCTTAATTCAATCCAAATGGACCTCGCCAGAAGGGCTTTTTGCCATGGGCGGCAGTGCGGGCGGGCTATTGATGGGGGCGGTAGTCAACATGGCACCACAATTGTACAAAGGCGTGGTGGCGCAGGTGCCTTTTGTGGACGTGGTCACGACCATGCTCGACGAAACCATTCCACTCACCACGGGCGAATACGAAGAATGGGGAAATCCCAACGAAAAAATCTATTACGACTACATGAAATCCTACAGCCCTTACGACAATGTAGTGGCGCAGGAGTATCCCAATATGTTGGTGACGACAGGCCTACACGACTCTCAGGTGCAGTATTGGGAGCCAGCTAAGTGGATTGCCAAGCTGCGCGAACTCAAAACCGATGAGCATCAACTTCTGCTTCACTGCGATATGGAAGCGGGCCACGGCGGCGCATCAGGACGATTTAAGCGCCTGAAAGACATTGCCTTGGAATATGCCTTTATGCTGAACTTGTTGGGGATAAGGGAGTAA
- a CDS encoding 4-hydroxy-3-methylbut-2-enyl diphosphate reductase, translating to MKTFHIPDFYRSRIITPIKELRRKNDKLKRDFSPTVLDFGPVKFLIARHFGFCYGVENAIEIAYKAIADNPGKRIFLLSEMIHNPDVNRDLLERGVRFLMETTGRQIIPWEALHPEDIVIVPAFGTTVEIQNRLRLLGIDAYQYDTTCPFVEKVWNRATQIGQKNYTIIVHGKPLHEETRATFSHSKENAPTVVVKNLKQAERLARYITGEGSKEDFFEEFRGQYSVGFDPEQDLQRIGVVNQTTMLASDTQGIADYLKGVMIQHYQLAPQQVEEHFANTRDTLCYATNDNQDATYALLKHEADFVLVAGGYNSSNTSHIVELCEQKLPTYFIESDNKILSNTLIKHYNLHKKKEEVTENFIPQKEQVTVMLTCGASCPDAIIEGVLTRVVSFFPEAKPIDEVVGELV from the coding sequence ATGAAGACCTTCCACATACCTGATTTTTATCGCAGTCGCATCATTACGCCGATCAAAGAGCTGCGTCGGAAAAACGATAAGCTTAAACGCGATTTTTCGCCAACGGTGCTTGATTTTGGCCCCGTGAAGTTTCTGATTGCGCGGCACTTTGGGTTTTGTTATGGCGTCGAAAATGCCATCGAGATTGCTTATAAAGCGATTGCTGACAACCCTGGCAAGCGCATTTTTTTATTGAGCGAAATGATTCACAATCCCGACGTAAATCGGGACTTGTTGGAAAGAGGAGTTAGGTTTTTAATGGAAACCACTGGTCGGCAGATTATCCCGTGGGAAGCACTACACCCCGAAGATATCGTGATAGTGCCAGCGTTTGGAACCACCGTCGAAATCCAAAATCGGTTGAGGTTGTTGGGGATTGATGCTTATCAATACGATACTACATGCCCGTTTGTGGAAAAAGTATGGAACCGCGCTACCCAAATCGGCCAAAAAAACTATACTATCATTGTACACGGAAAACCGCTGCACGAAGAAACCCGTGCCACGTTTTCGCACAGCAAAGAAAATGCCCCGACCGTGGTGGTTAAAAACCTGAAACAGGCTGAGCGATTGGCGAGATACATTACGGGAGAAGGATCAAAAGAAGATTTTTTCGAAGAGTTCCGAGGGCAATATTCGGTCGGGTTTGACCCTGAACAGGATTTACAACGCATCGGTGTTGTTAATCAAACCACGATGTTGGCCTCTGATACGCAGGGTATTGCCGATTATCTCAAAGGGGTAATGATACAGCATTACCAACTGGCGCCGCAGCAAGTAGAAGAGCATTTTGCCAACACTCGTGACACACTTTGCTACGCCACCAATGATAATCAAGACGCAACCTACGCTTTACTGAAACACGAAGCCGATTTCGTGCTGGTGGCAGGTGGTTATAACAGTTCTAATACGTCGCACATTGTAGAATTGTGCGAACAAAAACTACCGACTTACTTTATTGAGTCAGACAATAAAATACTCAGCAACACCCTCATCAAGCACTATAATCTCCATAAAAAAAAGGAGGAAGTGACCGAAAATTTTATTCCTCAAAAGGAGCAGGTGACGGTGATGCTTACCTGCGGTGCTTCGTGTCCCGACGCGATTATTGAAGGAGTTTTGACTAGAGTAGTGTCGTTCTTTCCCGAAGCGAAGCCCATCGACGAAGTCGTGGGGGAGTTGGTATGA
- a CDS encoding Uma2 family endonuclease — translation MITDIHSLDPNGTYTYADYLKWRFDEQVEIIKGKIYRMSPAPKMVHQWVSGQLSYILRTHFDGKPCTIFEAPFDVRLPIGNDRFPEKIYTVVQPDICVICEESKLDEDGCLGAPDLIVEITSTSTYKKDFNEKFNWYEKAGVREYWIAIPSEKAIQVYYLENDQYQLGGIYDKSPAQSVIFEGFEAELEKVFR, via the coding sequence ATGATTACTGACATCCATTCGCTTGACCCAAACGGCACGTATACCTACGCTGATTACCTGAAATGGCGATTTGATGAGCAGGTAGAGATTATCAAAGGAAAAATCTACCGAATGTCGCCAGCTCCGAAAATGGTGCATCAATGGGTATCGGGTCAATTATCTTATATTTTACGTACACACTTTGACGGAAAGCCCTGTACCATTTTTGAAGCGCCGTTCGATGTACGTTTACCCATTGGAAATGATCGTTTCCCAGAGAAAATCTATACCGTAGTGCAGCCTGATATTTGTGTGATTTGTGAGGAATCCAAATTGGATGAAGACGGTTGTCTAGGTGCACCCGATTTAATCGTGGAAATCACTTCTACATCAACGTATAAAAAAGACTTCAACGAAAAGTTTAACTGGTACGAAAAAGCAGGGGTCCGTGAATACTGGATTGCCATCCCGAGCGAAAAGGCGATACAGGTCTATTATCTCGAAAACGACCAATACCAATTAGGCGGAATTTATGACAAATCTCCCGCTCAATCGGTGATTTTTGAGGGATTTGAGGCGGAATTAGAAAAAGTTTTCAGATAG
- a CDS encoding helix-turn-helix domain-containing protein: MDNLESENHYKMALKKVRELMKLRPQKGSVEGDEMDMLVTLIEAYESIHVPMQSSDPIAFLKFKMEQENLKQKDLIPYIGDKTKVSKVLNHRQELTVTMIQRLSKGLNIPINFLIPVL; this comes from the coding sequence ATGGATAACCTTGAAAGTGAGAACCACTACAAAATGGCTCTGAAAAAAGTACGAGAGTTGATGAAACTAAGGCCGCAAAAAGGTTCAGTAGAAGGGGATGAAATGGATATGCTGGTAACACTGATTGAGGCCTATGAGAGTATTCATGTACCCATGCAGTCCAGTGACCCTATCGCCTTTTTGAAATTCAAAATGGAACAGGAAAACCTGAAACAAAAAGACTTAATTCCTTACATCGGCGATAAAACGAAAGTATCGAAGGTTTTAAATCACCGACAAGAATTGACAGTGACGATGATTCAACGTTTAAGTAAAGGGCTGAATATCCCAATCAATTTTTTAATTCCTGTTTTGTAA
- a CDS encoding metallophosphoesterase family protein — protein sequence MLRRREFLQLSVGLLAFGCQKPAAKSAKNLRFAVASDGHYGQPKTDFKLYHENIIKNLQKEHSERRLDFVVFNGDLFHDNVDFLPDVKKVFDSLGLPYYVTRGNHDHVTPEQWRTTWGYDLNHAVEIGKNAIILADTSNIKGEYLCPDIPWIDKQLAGFTKKENVFLFMHIPAKMWSEHGTECPELEKMLGKYPNLKAMFHGHDHAIDMGKTTSKPAFFDGHYGGNWGVSYRGYRIVETQADNKCYTYQFNPEAQTKVNEQVF from the coding sequence ATGCTGCGTCGTCGAGAATTTCTCCAACTTTCGGTTGGATTGCTGGCCTTTGGATGCCAAAAACCTGCGGCCAAATCGGCCAAAAATCTACGTTTTGCCGTTGCGTCCGACGGGCATTATGGGCAGCCCAAAACTGATTTTAAGCTCTATCACGAAAATATCATTAAGAATCTGCAAAAAGAACATTCCGAAAGACGGCTCGATTTTGTGGTTTTTAACGGAGATTTATTTCACGACAATGTAGACTTTTTGCCCGACGTAAAGAAAGTTTTTGATAGCCTTGGTCTTCCTTATTACGTGACGCGCGGCAACCACGATCACGTAACACCCGAGCAATGGCGCACTACCTGGGGCTACGACCTCAATCATGCGGTTGAAATAGGGAAAAACGCCATCATTCTGGCCGACACTTCCAACATAAAAGGCGAATACCTTTGCCCCGATATTCCGTGGATAGACAAGCAGTTGGCGGGTTTTACCAAGAAGGAAAATGTGTTTTTATTTATGCACATTCCCGCTAAAATGTGGTCTGAACACGGTACAGAGTGTCCAGAATTGGAAAAAATGCTTGGGAAATACCCAAATTTGAAAGCCATGTTTCATGGGCACGACCATGCCATTGATATGGGAAAAACCACTTCCAAGCCCGCGTTTTTCGACGGTCATTATGGTGGAAACTGGGGGGTATCCTACCGTGGATACCGAATTGTGGAGACGCAGGCCGACAACAAATGCTACACGTACCAGTTCAATCCAGAGGCTCAAACCAAGGTAAATGAGCAGGTATTTTGA
- the fcl gene encoding GDP-L-fucose synthase: MESTAKIYVAGHRGMVGSALVRRLQAERYENIVVRTSRELDLRNQQAVSEFFETERPDYVFLAAAKVGGIMANNVYRAEFLYDNLQIQNNIIHNSYLTGVKKLMFLGSSCIYPKMAPQPLKEDYLLTGTLEYTNEPYAIAKITGIKMCESYRKQYGCNFISAMPTNLYGPNDNYDLNNSHVLPAMIRKFHEAKVEGKPFVELWGTGSPLREFLHADDLADACVYLMKTYDGEQFVNIGVGEDISIKNLAELIKETVGYEGALHWNTDKPDGTPRKLMDVGRLHSMGWKHKYDLEEGIRITYQDFLSKVEEYAV, encoded by the coding sequence ATGGAGAGCACTGCTAAAATATATGTTGCCGGTCACCGAGGAATGGTGGGCTCGGCGCTTGTACGACGCTTGCAAGCCGAACGTTATGAAAATATAGTAGTTCGCACCTCACGTGAACTGGATTTGCGTAATCAACAAGCTGTAAGTGAATTTTTCGAGACCGAACGCCCCGACTACGTCTTTTTGGCGGCGGCTAAGGTAGGTGGCATCATGGCCAACAACGTCTATCGTGCCGAGTTTTTGTACGATAATTTACAGATTCAAAATAACATCATCCACAATTCATACCTCACAGGGGTGAAAAAACTGATGTTTTTGGGTTCGTCGTGTATTTATCCTAAAATGGCTCCCCAGCCCCTCAAAGAGGATTATCTGTTGACAGGGACGCTTGAATACACCAATGAGCCCTACGCCATCGCGAAGATTACGGGCATCAAGATGTGCGAGAGTTATCGCAAACAGTACGGCTGCAATTTTATTTCGGCCATGCCAACAAACCTCTACGGGCCCAACGACAACTACGACCTCAACAACTCGCACGTGCTGCCCGCCATGATTCGGAAGTTTCATGAAGCCAAGGTGGAAGGCAAGCCTTTCGTTGAACTGTGGGGAACGGGCTCGCCGCTTCGGGAATTTTTGCACGCCGATGATTTGGCCGATGCCTGCGTCTACCTGATGAAAACCTACGATGGTGAACAGTTTGTAAACATCGGCGTAGGAGAAGACATCTCAATCAAAAACCTCGCCGAGCTTATCAAAGAAACGGTAGGCTACGAAGGTGCACTGCACTGGAATACCGACAAACCCGACGGCACGCCCCGCAAACTCATGGATGTGGGCCGATTGCACAGCATGGGTTGGAAACATAAATACGACCTCGAAGAAGGAATCCGAATTACGTATCAGGATTTCTTATCCAAAGTCGAAGAATACGCTGTTTAA